ATGCTTGTACCATTTACCGGAGAAACCGGACGGTCCTGGAACAGTTCTTCAGTAGTTTTCACGTACACGTCAACGGTACCCGAAAGTTTGTTTTTCCAAACACCGAAATCAACACCGATGTTAGCTTGTTTAAGTTCCTCCCACTGTAGGAAAGAGTTCCCCAGCTGGGTAAGAAATGTAGAGTTGCCACTGTCATAACCTCCACCCTGTCCGTACAAGGTACGTGTAAGGTTCAAGCCTGAATATTGGGCGTTGATAATCCGTTGGTTACCTGAAGTTCCGTAAGAACCTCTTAACTTCAACAGGTTAAAGGCAGTCTTGTCTTTCATGAAAGCTTCCTGATCGATACTCCAGCCCGCTCCAACAGACCAAAAAGTACCCCACTTGTTGTCATCGATAAAACGGAACGAAGCATCCCTCCTGATTGTACCAGACAATACATATTTGCTGTCGTAATCGTATTGAGCGTTCGCAAAGTAAGAAAACAAACCTTCCTGTAGTTTAAAAGATCCGATTGTTGGCGTATAAATTTCACCTCCAAGCTCCTGAGTATTAAAATCAACAAATGCCGCACCAGTACCAAGCAACCTTGGATCAAGACCTCTTACCTGGAAATTGATTCCGTCATAATGTGCCTTATTGTATTCCGTGTAGGCAGTAACATCGATATTATGCTTTCCGAATGTGTTATTGTAATTCAGACTCGCAGTAGTATTGAACCTGAAATCGCGTGTAGATCCCTCACTTTGGATACCACCAAACTCAGCAGCCTGATTTACCTGAAATGGCCCAAGAATACTGTTTGGATGCAAAACCTCTTTAGTTGTGAAAGTTGAATAATCAACACCCATCTGAATTCCAGCAGTCAGATTTTTCGCAAAGTTATAATTGGCGTTAAATGCAGTAACCATTTTAAACTCATCCTCAATATCCGTATTCATTCTTACAGAATTCAACAACACATAAGGAATCTTATCCGGAGTAATACCTGAAGCATCGCCGGAAGCAATACCGCCATCCATTGTAATAGATCCATCTGCATCATACGGAGATAAGTAAGGAAGACCTCTTAGCGCAGCAGAGAACGGAGCAAAGTAAATTGCATTTGTTCCCGCACCGTCAATACCATTCTGACGTGAAAAGTTAGCAGAATAATTTAAAGAGTAAGTAAATTTATTGTTCTCTGAACGACCGGTAAAATTGTTCCTTAAACTGAACCTTTTGAAGTTTGTATTCAAAAAGATACCGTCCTGCTCAAAATAACTCAAAGATGTAAAATTTGTAGTCTTCTCAGAACCTGAAGTGATAGACAAGTCATGAGTCTGTGTAGCGCCTTTCCTGAAGAAAATATCCGCCCAGTTTGTATTTGCCTGCTTTGCGCGGGCTTCGATTTCAGCATCTGTTTTTCCACCACCTAAACCGCCACCATATTGCTGTTCCAGTTTAAGCATCTGCCTCGAATTCATCAGCTCGATATTCAAGCCCTGAATCTCGTTGATTCCATATTGTGAAGAGTACCTGAACTTCATTTTTTCGTTCAGTTTACCTCTTTTTGTAGTAATAACGATAACACCGTTACCTCCCCTGTTTCCGTAAATAGAAGTCGCCGAAGCATCCTTCAAAACACTGATTGTAGCAATGTCATTCTGGTTGATACTCCTGAAACCATCTTCGTCAACCGGACTTCCGTCAACGATAAACAATGGCTCAATGTTACCATTGATTGATCCGACACCACGAAGGATGATCGTACTATCCGCTCCAGGCTGACCGCTTCCTGTCGAAACACTAAGACCAGAAACCTGTCCTTGAAGGTTTTGAATTACGGAAGCATTGGCCCGTTCTTCAATAGCATCAATTGAAATTGTGGAGATAGCTGAAGGATTATCCCTTTTCGTAAAGGTTTTGTATCCTGTGTTAATGGTAACAACCTCCAGATCAGTTTGTGCCGCTTTAAGTGTCACGTCGATGTTGCTTGATGCACCAACCGGCTGGGTCTGCGTGGCAAGCCCAACGTATGAAAACACTAACGACTGACCTTGTGCAGCTGTGATGGAGTATTTACCATCAATATCTGTGTTGGCCCCTTTATTAGTTCCAGCTACGGTAACGGTAACGCCCGGCAAAGGAAATCCTTCGCTATCTTTCACGGTACCTGTCACAGTTTTTTCCTGCGCAAAGGTTACCTGCACTGAAAGTGCCAGTAAAAGCGCAAAAATCCATTTGAATTTCGATCTCATAATTAAATTTAATTTGAATTAGTTATTCCGCAAACTTCTTAATAATTTCTTAATTAAACAAATAAATGCATTTAATATTCCAAAATTAACTTTTACGGATTCCCCAATTCTTTACTGAAATTTTACCGTATTTAAACCAGAGATGATATTAATTTAAAATGGTTGCGTAAAAATCATTTTTTTTAACTTTTATGCAATGCGCCCATTTGAAGAGCGACAAAACGCGTTGATTTTTAGTAATTAAATTTCTGTTAAAATCATATAGTGGGCAATTGTTCCAGAAGGCTCATCCGCGTATCCGCAGAAAATATTATTTTTGACGCAAAAACAACACGATGCTTCTGGGGAATTTTTCAGAGTTTTTATTGGAGTCAGGGACCGATGAAGCCGGTCGTGGCTGCCTTGCGGGCCCTGTGACCGCAGCTGCCGTGCTATTGCCAACAGGTTTCAGGCACGAATTGCTGAATGATTCCAAACAGCTTACCGAGAAACAGCGGCAATATCTTCGGCCGATTATCGAGGAACATGCGATCAGTTTCGCCGTGACCCATCTGGACCCATTGACGATTGACGAAATCAACATCCTCAACGCCTCGATTAAGGCCATGCAGGATTCGGTTTTAAAACTCAATCCGTTACCTTTATATATTATAGTAGATGGGAATCGGTTCAAACCCCTCAGCAACATCCCCCACAGCTGCATTGTTAAAGGCGACTCAAAGTACCTGAGCATCGCAGCGGCATCGGTGCTCGCAAAAACTTACCGCGACGAGTATATGGAAACCTTGCACCAGGAATTTCCCATGTACAATTGGAAACAAAATAAGGGCTATCCCACAGCCGAACACCGGCAGGCGATTGCTGCTTTTGGGCCGACAAAGCACCACAGGATGAGTTTCAGGCTATTGCCCGAAGAACAATTGGAATTCAACCTTGATCTTGAATTGTAAGTTATCGGGTATAGGATGCCTCAAACAGCGCGGCAAAATGTCTCAGGATTTTTTCCTTCACCCCCTGCTCGTCCACACTGTCAACACCCAGCTCTACATGAAGTGAGGTCACGGCTTTACCGCGGATCCCGCACGGTATGATATTGTCGAAATAACCGAGGTCGGCGTTCACATTCAGGGCAAATCCGTGCATGGTCACCCAGCGGGACGCCCGTACGCCCATGGCGCATATTTTCCTGGCAAATGGTGTTCCGACGCCCAGCCAAACACCTGTTTCACCTTCACTCCTGCTGCAGTGAAGTCCGTAGTCAGCGAGTGTAAGTATGACAGCTTCCTCCAGAAAGCGTAAATATTTATGGATGTCCATGAAGAAATTTTCCAGGTCCAGGATAGGATAGCCCACAATCTGCCCGGGACCGTGGTAAGTGATGTCACCGCCACGGTTGATGCGATAAAAAGTTGCTCCCTTGGCCTCCAATTGTGACTCGTTGAGCAACAAATTGCCCAGGTCGCCGCTTTTTCCTAATGTATACACATGCGGATGCTCTACGAACAAGAAGTGATTTGGTGTTTCAAGGCTGAGATCCTCCCTGCGGTTCCTGATTTTTAAATCAACAATCTCTCCAAAGAGCCGTTCCTGATAGTCCCAGGCCTCCTTATAATCGACTAGTCCAAGATCTTCGACACGTACGGCTTTATTTTGTGGCATTATTCAAATTCAACGTCAAAATTAAGCTTTTCCGGAGCCTTCATGTAATCCGTGAATGGATATTCAACAGTCACAGTCTTCTTGTCTGAACTTATCGAAGCAGCCGAATTGCTGACTTTTTTTATTTTTTTCGGAAAGTGGTACTTTACCGTGTAGGTAGATGACTCATAAATCATGCTGAAAGCTTCATTGAGCGAATCATTAGCCACTTCCGTAGTCTCTTTCTTCAGCAAGGTAGCCTTCCTGGAAAACTTTTTCCCATCGTAAGCATACTTCAGCGTCGAGTTGTTGTTGCCGATACCACCCATCTGGGCCAACGGATTGGTTTCTCCCATCCCTTTGCCTAATGAAGTTACCCCCGTCATTGCCGACATGGCGTCTTCCAGCGCGGCGACGCTTTTAAAATCTGTCGCTATGGTAAACATCATTTGCTGTTCGGCCGCATTCATCTTCATCGCCATGGTGTAATTTTCCAGTTTACGCAAACGCTCCTGCTCGGCTACGGGCAGTTTGGCAATGCTGTCTTTTTTCGCAGCAAAAACATCCTTAAAACTGAAAGTGGAGTCGATGACCTTCCCGGCCTGGGGATCATTCTGCATTTCCTTTCCGGCCATCGCCATCAATTGCGAGCCGTCCATCTGTATCGAGAACTTGCCCCCGCCGTCATTATTTACGTAAATCTCTTCGGTGAAATTGCAGCTTGTCAGCGCGAAGCCAACCAGCAAGCCCATTAGCAGTCTTGTAATTTTCATATTTAAGGTGTTTTTGGTTTATGTCGGTTTAATCTGTGCCAAATATAATCAATAATATTATTATTCGGCACACTGCGCGCCCTAAGCCCTCGCCCATCGCCCACTGTTTGTAACATCTCAATTATTAGTTATCTTTGCGGTCTTAAAATGAAAAACCATGGCATTATCCGAACAGGAAGTCCTTCGCAGGGAAGCGCTTCAGGAATTGCGCGACCTGGGCATCGAGCCTTATCCCGCAAATGAATTTACCACGACTGCGTACTCATCGCAAATCCTCAACAACTTTGAACACTACGAAGGGAAAGAGGTCGTTTTGGCCGGAAGGCTGATGGGAAAGCGAAAGATGGGTAAGGCTTCCTTTGCAGAGCTAAAGGATTCGGAAGGCCGCATACAACTTTATGTATCGCGCGACGACATTTCCACGGATGCCGAGAATACGATGTATACCACGGTGTTCCTTCGCTTGCTGGATATCGGCGACTTCATCGGTATTGAAGGAAAGGTATTCAGGACACAGGTAGGCGAAATTTCGGTTCATGTTACCAAACTGACCGTGCTCGCAAAAGCCCTGAAGCCGCTTCCGGTGGTAAAAACTGACGCCGACGGTGTGGTACACGACGCTTTCGCAGATGCTGAACAAAGGTACCGCCGGCGTTATGTGGACCTCACCGTAAATGACCATGTGAAAGAGACGTTCATCAAGCGAACAAAACTGTTCAACGCCATGCGTGAGTTCTTCAATGCCAAAGGGTATCTCGAAGTGGAAACGCCGGTCCTCCAACCGATTCCGGGCGGTGCCGCCGCACGACCGTTCATGACGCACCACAATGCACTGGACGTGCCGCTGTACATGAGGATTGCCAATGAATTGTACCTGAAAAGACTTATCGTCGGCGGATTTGAAGGCGTATACGAGTTTTCAAAAAATTTCCGCAATGAAGGAATGGACCGTACGCACAACCCCGAGTTCACCGCTATGGAAATTTACGTCGCCTATAAGGATTACAACTGGATGATGGCCTTTACCGAAAAACTGCTTGAACATTGCGCGATGGCTGTTAACGGTACGACAGAAGCTACTTTCGGGGAACATAAGGTGAACTTCAGGGCGCCCTACCCGCGCGTTACTATGACCGATGCGATAAAACAGTACACCGGTTTCGATATTTCTGGGAAAAGTGAAGCGGAATTGTTCGAAGCCGCGAGGAGCATGGGCATAGAGGTGGATGCGACGATGGGCAAAGGAAAACTGATTGATGAAATCTTCGGGGCCAAATGCGAAGGGAACTTCATCCAGCCTACTTTTATCACCGATTATCCAAAAGAGATGAGCCCGCTTTGCAAGCAGCACCGCGACAATCCTGAGTTAACAGAGCGTTTTGAGCTGATGGTCTGCGGCAAGGAAGTCGCCAACGCCTATTCGGAACTTAATGACCCTATTGACCAGAAAGAACGTTTTGAACACCAACTCCAGCTGGCTGAAAAAGGCGATGATGAAGCAACACAGTTTATCGATTACGATTTCCTGCGCGCGTTGGAGTACGGCATGCCGCCAACATCAGGTCTCGGTATCGGTATGGACCGCCTGATCATGTTCCTGACCAATAACGCCTCGATACAGGAGGTTTTATTCTTCCCGCAGATGCGCCCTGAAAAGAAACAAATACAGGTCGAGCTTTCCGATGAAGAAAAATTGATAGTATCCCTATTGCAGGCGAACGAGGGCAAAATGGATCTCGCTAGCCTAAAAATTAAAACCGAACTCAGCGGAAAGAAATGGGACGCGGCCACTAAGGCCCTGTCTAAACACGGCATGATCCGGGTTGCCGTCGAAGGCGACTTCAAAACAATGGAACTCGTCAGTTAAAGATTGTTATCCCCAATAAGAAATCCGTTCAATGAACGGATTTCCCGTTTTTGAAGACATCCGGTTGCATACGCGATTTCGTTAAATCTACCTTAAATTGACTCATCCGTTAAACCAATAGGGAACCCGGACGTCCTACGGGCCAACTTAAATTCTTAAACAATGAAAAAAATGATTGCATTGGCAATGCTGGTATCAGGAATGGTATCGTTTGCCCAGGAAAAACCAAACGCCCTTAAAGACGACAGGCAAAAGATGGAACAGTTCACCCCTGCACAACAGAATGAGCTCCGTGTAAAGGAACTGACTTTAAAACTCGACCTCAATGCTTCTCAGCAAAAGGAAATGGCAAAAGTCGTGGCAGATTTACAAGCGAGAAAAGAAGCCGCGAAAACGGAGCTTAAAAAGATGAAAGACTCGGGTAAAAGGCCTACTGCAGATGAGCGTTTTGCGATGCGCAGCAAGATGTTGGACGAGCAGATCGCGATGAAAGAAAGGGTCAGGAAAATTCTCACCGACGAACAAATGGAAAAATGGGAAAAAATGACGGACAGCAAAAAGCGCCATATCAAGAAGGCTGTTGGCGAGCACCGCGGGAAAAAGCAAAGGCGTGATTAAGAATAAAATAAATTATATTGGTATTTAAAAAATAATTAGATTTGGCATACTTAATTTTTTAATCACCACACTATGAAAAATCTGATTATAGCTTTATCCCTGTTTTTTGCGGTTGGCGCGAGTGCCCAGGCTAAAAAGCCGTTAACGTCTGCAAAGGTTCCTTCTAAAGCTACGGTTGCCGCAGCCCCGACGATGACCAATTTGGAAAAAGCGAAGAAAAACACAGCAGAACTCAACGCCTTTACTCCATTATCGATGGAAAGACAGGCAGTATTCACTGAACTTTTTACTACAAAATATAAGATGATGGCGGATGCCGGTGACTCGGCTGACAGAAAGCAGATTGTTTCTCAGATCATAGCCCGTAAACTCGAGGCCTCGCTTGATGGTGAAACTTTCGAAAAGGTAAAAAGCAACGAGGCATTATTTAAGAGCCTTACAAATTAATTCCAGCTTTTTAAATAAAAAAAAACGTCCCGATTGGGACGTTTTTTTATATCAGGCTTTTCGCAACTTTATCAATCGCCGCAATCGTAAAATCAAGGTCATCATACGTGAGCGCGTCACTGATGAACCAGGTTTCATAAGCAGATGGCGCAATGTAAACGCCTGCCTCAACCAGTCCGTGAAAGAATTTCCTGAAGCGTTCATTGTCACCATTTCCGGCTGATTTAAAATCGGTTACCGGGCGGTGGTCAAAATGTACTGATATCATTGATCCTACCCGGTTTATGGTATGCGCAATAGCGTGGGCTGTCAATACCTCACGGATTCCTTTCTCAAGATACGCGGTCTTTTCCTCAAGCCTGTTGAAAATGTTCCCGTCGGCATTGAGTTGACGGAGCATCGCCAGACCGGCGGCCATCGCCAACGGATTCCCGGACAAAGTCCCTGCCTGATACACCGGGCCTAAAGGCGCAAGATAATTCATGATTTCGGCACGTGCCGCGAAGGCACCTACCGGTAGCCCGCCCCCAATCACTTTCCCAAAAGCAACAATATCCGCCTGGATGCTGAACAATTCCTGGGCACCGCCCTTTGCAAGGCGAAAACCCGTCATCACTTCATCAAAGATCAGCAGGATCCCGTCTGCATCGCACAGCGCGCGAAGCCCTTCCAAAAAGCCTTCCGCGGGCGCGATACAGCCCATATTGCCTGCCACCGGCTCTATAATGATGGCGGCTATTTCCTTCGGATTGGCATCAATGAGGCGCCTCACATTGTCAAGGTCATTGTATGTGGCCAAAAGCGTGTCTTTCGCAGTGCCGGCAGTGACACCCGGACTGTTTGGCGTACCGAAAGTGATTGCGCCGCTTCCTGCCTGTATCAGGAATGAGTCTGAATGGCCGTGGTAACAGCCCGCAAACTTGATGATTTTGTCCCTTTTTGTGAAACCGCGCGCCAGGCGCACAGCGCTCATACAGGCTTCGGTACCCGAGTTTACGAAGCGGATCTTGTCAATACCCGGCACCATGCTTACGGCCAAAGCAGCAATCTCTGTCTCGAGCTCGGTGGGCATCCCGAAAGAGGTCCCCAATTTTGCCTTTTCGGTTATGGCTTCTACCACCGGATCATAGGCGTGGCCTAAAATCATCGGGCCCCACGAGTTAATATAATCGATAAGTCGGTTGCCGTCTTCATCATATAAATACGCCCCTTTGGCACTTTTTACAAATATTGGCGTACCTCCAACCGCGCGGAAGGCACGCACCGGAGAATTTACGCCACCTGGAATGACTTTTTCCGCTTCGGCGAAAAGCCGGCTGCTTCTTTGGTATAACATTTTGTTTTGGATTAGCTATTGTACCACCAAACGCTGGCCGATGGACAGCGCGTTGTCGGTTAGGTTATTTTTTTGCTTCAACTGGTCGACCGTAAGGCTGAATTTTTTCGATATCGAATACAGTGTATCGCCTTTCTGGACTTCGTACGTCCCTGCAACGGCGGCGGAAGTCCCTGCATTTGAAACCTTCACGGGCTGCCCTTCAAAGGGCACAAACTCAGTGCCCAATACCTGCGAATCGTATTGGTGAAGGTTGTAACGCTCGATATAGCTGATCAGTTTTTCAGGATATCTCGGGTCAGTAGCGTAGCCTGCCGCACGCAAGCCACGTGCCCACGCTTCATAATCGCCCTTGGGTAACTTGAAAAGCCCGGAATACCTCGAACGCGTTGTGAGGAATAAGGCATGATCACGATAGGATTCGGCGGGATCTTTGTATTTCCTGAAACACTCCTGGTCAGAGTCGTCGTCGTGCCTGACGCTCTCTCCCGTCCAATCCGCGTGGCACTTGATACCGAAATGG
The nucleotide sequence above comes from Flavobacterium magnum. Encoded proteins:
- the hemL gene encoding glutamate-1-semialdehyde 2,1-aminomutase: MLYQRSSRLFAEAEKVIPGGVNSPVRAFRAVGGTPIFVKSAKGAYLYDEDGNRLIDYINSWGPMILGHAYDPVVEAITEKAKLGTSFGMPTELETEIAALAVSMVPGIDKIRFVNSGTEACMSAVRLARGFTKRDKIIKFAGCYHGHSDSFLIQAGSGAITFGTPNSPGVTAGTAKDTLLATYNDLDNVRRLIDANPKEIAAIIIEPVAGNMGCIAPAEGFLEGLRALCDADGILLIFDEVMTGFRLAKGGAQELFSIQADIVAFGKVIGGGLPVGAFAARAEIMNYLAPLGPVYQAGTLSGNPLAMAAGLAMLRQLNADGNIFNRLEEKTAYLEKGIREVLTAHAIAHTINRVGSMISVHFDHRPVTDFKSAGNGDNERFRKFFHGLVEAGVYIAPSAYETWFISDALTYDDLDFTIAAIDKVAKSLI
- a CDS encoding glucosaminidase domain-containing protein, whose amino-acid sequence is MFKKTLLLLILIGFSACHTTQTVVRTTKKVPSKTTRTATRIPRKPTPSRPVAATSQPKAASSSGQQGQEVIVSTSKTVVYTEVVNDYVNQFKDIAMGNMKSYGIPASIILAQGILESGAGKGDLAVSANNHFGIKCHADWTGESVRHDDDSDQECFRKYKDPAESYRDHALFLTTRSRYSGLFKLPKGDYEAWARGLRAAGYATDPRYPEKLISYIERYNLHQYDSQVLGTEFVPFEGQPVKVSNAGTSAAVAGTYEVQKGDTLYSISKKFSLTVDQLKQKNNLTDNALSIGQRLVVQ
- a CDS encoding SusC/RagA family TonB-linked outer membrane protein gives rise to the protein MRSKFKWIFALLLALSVQVTFAQEKTVTGTVKDSEGFPLPGVTVTVAGTNKGANTDIDGKYSITAAQGQSLVFSYVGLATQTQPVGASSNIDVTLKAAQTDLEVVTINTGYKTFTKRDNPSAISTISIDAIEERANASVIQNLQGQVSGLSVSTGSGQPGADSTIILRGVGSINGNIEPLFIVDGSPVDEDGFRSINQNDIATISVLKDASATSIYGNRGGNGVIVITTKRGKLNEKMKFRYSSQYGINEIQGLNIELMNSRQMLKLEQQYGGGLGGGKTDAEIEARAKQANTNWADIFFRKGATQTHDLSITSGSEKTTNFTSLSYFEQDGIFLNTNFKRFSLRNNFTGRSENNKFTYSLNYSANFSRQNGIDGAGTNAIYFAPFSAALRGLPYLSPYDADGSITMDGGIASGDASGITPDKIPYVLLNSVRMNTDIEDEFKMVTAFNANYNFAKNLTAGIQMGVDYSTFTTKEVLHPNSILGPFQVNQAAEFGGIQSEGSTRDFRFNTTASLNYNNTFGKHNIDVTAYTEYNKAHYDGINFQVRGLDPRLLGTGAAFVDFNTQELGGEIYTPTIGSFKLQEGLFSYFANAQYDYDSKYVLSGTIRRDASFRFIDDNKWGTFWSVGAGWSIDQEAFMKDKTAFNLLKLRGSYGTSGNQRIINAQYSGLNLTRTLYGQGGGYDSGNSTFLTQLGNSFLQWEELKQANIGVDFGVWKNKLSGTVDVYVKTTEELFQDRPVSPVNGTSIIQANIGSMENRGIEADLKYVLYDKSNWNISVNANASYNKNKILELAPSFEGIEFNGGASALIEGEPVDVFYVQRYVGVNPANGNALFLDAEGNLTENMLDADRVSTGKSVYPVWQGGFGTNIGFKGFEFTTQWSWMADLWRNNLDLGTVEETNVIDDGGNRATSVLTAWQNPGDITSVPRVGNPFNSVDYINGTDRYLEDGSFLRLRNVSLGYSFNSKTLEKTPFSGVKFFIQAENIITFSSYRGWDAEAGFRSTDRGNYPTPKIYTFGATINF
- a CDS encoding ribonuclease HII — its product is MLLGNFSEFLLESGTDEAGRGCLAGPVTAAAVLLPTGFRHELLNDSKQLTEKQRQYLRPIIEEHAISFAVTHLDPLTIDEINILNASIKAMQDSVLKLNPLPLYIIVDGNRFKPLSNIPHSCIVKGDSKYLSIAAASVLAKTYRDEYMETLHQEFPMYNWKQNKGYPTAEHRQAIAAFGPTKHHRMSFRLLPEEQLEFNLDLEL
- the lipB gene encoding lipoyl(octanoyl) transferase LipB; translated protein: MPQNKAVRVEDLGLVDYKEAWDYQERLFGEIVDLKIRNRREDLSLETPNHFLFVEHPHVYTLGKSGDLGNLLLNESQLEAKGATFYRINRGGDITYHGPGQIVGYPILDLENFFMDIHKYLRFLEEAVILTLADYGLHCSRSEGETGVWLGVGTPFARKICAMGVRASRWVTMHGFALNVNADLGYFDNIIPCGIRGKAVTSLHVELGVDSVDEQGVKEKILRHFAALFEASYTR
- the lysS gene encoding lysine--tRNA ligase, which codes for MALSEQEVLRREALQELRDLGIEPYPANEFTTTAYSSQILNNFEHYEGKEVVLAGRLMGKRKMGKASFAELKDSEGRIQLYVSRDDISTDAENTMYTTVFLRLLDIGDFIGIEGKVFRTQVGEISVHVTKLTVLAKALKPLPVVKTDADGVVHDAFADAEQRYRRRYVDLTVNDHVKETFIKRTKLFNAMREFFNAKGYLEVETPVLQPIPGGAAARPFMTHHNALDVPLYMRIANELYLKRLIVGGFEGVYEFSKNFRNEGMDRTHNPEFTAMEIYVAYKDYNWMMAFTEKLLEHCAMAVNGTTEATFGEHKVNFRAPYPRVTMTDAIKQYTGFDISGKSEAELFEAARSMGIEVDATMGKGKLIDEIFGAKCEGNFIQPTFITDYPKEMSPLCKQHRDNPELTERFELMVCGKEVANAYSELNDPIDQKERFEHQLQLAEKGDDEATQFIDYDFLRALEYGMPPTSGLGIGMDRLIMFLTNNASIQEVLFFPQMRPEKKQIQVELSDEEKLIVSLLQANEGKMDLASLKIKTELSGKKWDAATKALSKHGMIRVAVEGDFKTMELVS